Proteins from one Shewanella pealeana ATCC 700345 genomic window:
- the greA gene encoding transcription elongation factor GreA, whose translation MSTVPMTIVGAAQLRKELDHLKFERRPKIAEAIGEARELGDLKENAEYHAAREEQGLCEARVRDIEGKLSHAQIIDVTTMANNGRVIFGSTVTIVNVDTDEEVTYRIVGEDEANIRENLLSVSSPIARGLIGKSLDDEISIVTPGGTNDFEIIKVEYI comes from the coding sequence ATGAGTACGGTTCCAATGACCATTGTCGGTGCTGCACAGCTGCGCAAAGAATTAGATCACCTTAAATTTGAGCGTCGTCCAAAAATTGCAGAAGCAATTGGCGAAGCACGCGAATTAGGCGACTTGAAAGAAAATGCTGAATATCACGCTGCCCGTGAAGAGCAAGGTTTATGCGAAGCGCGCGTAAGAGATATTGAAGGTAAGCTTTCTCACGCACAGATCATCGATGTCACGACTATGGCTAACAATGGCCGCGTAATCTTCGGTTCTACTGTAACGATTGTAAATGTTGATACAGATGAAGAAGTGACTTACCGCATCGTGGGTGAAGATGAAGCTAACATTAGAGAAAATCTTCTATCAGTTAGCTCACCAATTGCACGTGGGCTTATTGGTAAGAGTCTAGATGATGAGATCTCGATTGTGACGCCAGGCGGCACCAATGATTTTGAAATTATCAAAGTTGAATATATCTAA
- the carB gene encoding carbamoyl-phosphate synthase large subunit: MPKRTDIKSILILGAGPIVIGQACEFDYSGAQACKALREEGYRVILVNSNPATIMTDPEMADATYIEPIHWEVVRNIIAKERPDAILPTMGGQTALNCALELESRGVLKEFNVEMIGATADAIDKAEDRSRFDKAMKSIGLECPRAGIAHNMDEARAVQAEVGYPCIIRPSFTMGGSGGGIAYNKEEFEDICSQGLELSPTSELLIDESLIGWKEYEMEVVRDRNDNCIIVCAIENFDPMGVHTGDSITVAPAQTLTDKEYQLMRNASLAVLREIGVETGGSNVQFGINPVDGRMVIIEMNPRVSRSSALASKATGFPIAKIAAKLAVGFTLDELSNDITGGATPASFEPAIDYVVTKIPRFNFEKFAGANDRLTTQMKSVGEVMAIGRTFQESLQKALRGLEVGKNGLCPEIDLAEPEALSRIRHELKEPGAERIWYIADAFRAGLSVDDIFGLTNIDPWFLVQLEDLLKSEAQVAEIGLAGLSEDVLRKLKRKGFADSRLAALAGVSETEVRKLRTRFEIHPVYKRVDTCAAEFSTDTAYMYSTYEDECEANPSNRDKIMILGGGPNRIGQGIEFDYCCVHAALALREDGYETIMVNCNPETVSTDYDTSDRLYFESVTFEDVLEIVRIEKPKGVIVQYGGQTPLKLARDLEAAGVPIIGTSPDAIDRAEDRERFQQAIQRLGMMQPENDTVTTVEGAVISAERIGYPLVVRPSYVLGGRAMEIVYDEQDLRRYFNEAVSVSNASPVLLDRFLDNAIEIDIDAVCDGETVVIGSIMEHIEQAGVHSGDSGCSLPPYSLSQDIQDRMREQVGKLAMELGVIGLMNVQFAVKDNEIYMIEVNPRAARTVPFVSKATGVPLAKIAARVMAGQSLKSQNFTEEVIPPFYSVKEVVLPFNKFPGVDPLLGPEMRSTGEVMGVGDTFAEAYAKAQLGATSEVPKSGRALLSVRNSDKARVADLAAQLIALGYQIDATHGTAVILGEAGINPRLVNKVHEGRPHILDRIKNGEYTYIVNTTEGRKAIEDSRQLRRGALRYKVNYTTTLNAAFATCMAHSADDRSNVTSVQELHKRITK, encoded by the coding sequence ATGCCAAAACGTACAGATATAAAGAGTATTCTTATCCTAGGTGCTGGACCGATTGTAATTGGTCAAGCCTGTGAGTTTGACTACTCAGGCGCCCAAGCCTGTAAAGCCCTACGCGAAGAAGGCTACCGAGTTATTCTTGTTAACTCAAACCCTGCAACCATTATGACTGACCCAGAGATGGCCGATGCGACTTACATCGAACCTATTCACTGGGAAGTAGTACGTAACATTATTGCCAAAGAGCGTCCTGATGCGATTTTGCCAACCATGGGCGGCCAAACAGCACTTAACTGTGCGCTTGAGCTTGAAAGCCGTGGTGTACTAAAAGAATTCAATGTTGAAATGATTGGCGCAACAGCCGATGCAATCGACAAAGCTGAGGACCGTAGCCGTTTCGATAAGGCAATGAAGTCGATTGGCCTTGAGTGTCCTCGTGCTGGTATCGCGCACAACATGGATGAAGCCCGCGCTGTTCAAGCAGAAGTTGGCTACCCGTGTATTATCCGTCCGTCATTCACTATGGGTGGCAGCGGCGGTGGTATCGCTTATAACAAAGAAGAGTTTGAGGATATCTGTTCTCAAGGTCTTGAGCTATCACCCACTAGCGAACTGCTTATCGACGAATCTTTGATTGGTTGGAAAGAGTACGAGATGGAAGTGGTACGTGACCGCAACGATAACTGTATTATCGTCTGTGCAATCGAAAACTTTGACCCAATGGGCGTTCACACTGGTGACTCAATTACGGTTGCACCAGCACAAACCCTAACTGACAAAGAATACCAATTGATGCGTAATGCATCACTTGCAGTATTGCGTGAGATTGGTGTTGAAACTGGCGGTTCAAACGTACAGTTTGGTATTAATCCTGTTGATGGCCGTATGGTTATCATCGAGATGAACCCTCGTGTATCACGTTCTTCTGCACTAGCATCGAAAGCAACCGGTTTCCCGATTGCAAAGATTGCAGCCAAGCTAGCGGTTGGCTTCACTCTCGATGAGCTTAGCAACGACATTACCGGCGGTGCAACTCCAGCATCATTTGAGCCTGCAATCGATTACGTTGTAACTAAAATCCCGCGTTTTAACTTTGAAAAGTTTGCTGGTGCTAATGACCGTCTAACTACACAGATGAAGTCTGTGGGTGAAGTGATGGCGATTGGCCGTACATTCCAAGAGTCACTACAAAAAGCCCTTCGTGGACTTGAAGTGGGTAAAAATGGTTTATGCCCAGAAATCGACTTGGCAGAACCAGAAGCATTATCACGTATTCGTCACGAGCTTAAAGAGCCGGGCGCAGAACGTATTTGGTATATTGCTGATGCATTCCGTGCGGGTCTGTCGGTTGATGATATCTTTGGCTTAACTAATATTGACCCTTGGTTCCTTGTGCAGCTTGAAGACTTGCTTAAGTCTGAAGCGCAAGTCGCTGAAATCGGTCTTGCTGGATTAAGTGAAGACGTTCTACGCAAGCTTAAGCGCAAAGGTTTTGCCGATTCTCGTTTAGCTGCACTAGCTGGTGTGAGCGAGACTGAAGTGCGTAAGCTGCGTACTCGTTTTGAAATTCACCCAGTGTATAAGCGTGTTGATACCTGCGCGGCTGAATTCTCAACAGATACGGCTTACATGTACTCAACTTATGAAGATGAGTGTGAAGCGAATCCATCAAATCGTGACAAGATCATGATTTTAGGTGGTGGTCCAAACCGTATTGGCCAAGGTATTGAGTTTGATTACTGTTGTGTACATGCAGCATTGGCGCTACGTGAAGACGGGTACGAGACCATCATGGTTAACTGTAACCCTGAAACCGTTTCTACCGACTACGACACATCAGATCGTCTGTACTTCGAGTCAGTAACTTTTGAAGATGTGCTTGAAATCGTACGTATCGAAAAGCCAAAAGGCGTTATCGTGCAGTACGGTGGTCAAACACCGCTTAAACTAGCACGCGACCTTGAAGCCGCTGGCGTACCAATTATTGGTACTAGCCCTGATGCAATTGACCGTGCTGAAGACCGTGAGCGTTTCCAGCAAGCAATTCAGCGTTTAGGCATGATGCAGCCAGAAAATGATACGGTAACAACCGTAGAAGGCGCAGTGATCTCAGCTGAGCGTATTGGTTATCCGTTAGTGGTTCGTCCATCTTATGTTTTAGGTGGCCGTGCAATGGAAATCGTTTATGACGAGCAAGATTTACGTCGCTACTTTAATGAAGCGGTAAGTGTTTCTAACGCGTCTCCAGTGCTACTTGACCGTTTCCTAGACAACGCAATCGAAATCGACATCGACGCAGTATGTGATGGCGAAACGGTTGTGATTGGCTCAATCATGGAACATATCGAGCAAGCGGGTGTTCACTCTGGTGACTCTGGTTGTTCATTGCCTCCATATAGCCTAAGCCAAGACATTCAAGACCGCATGCGTGAGCAGGTGGGTAAGCTTGCAATGGAGCTAGGCGTAATTGGTCTGATGAACGTACAGTTTGCAGTGAAGGATAACGAGATCTACATGATCGAAGTTAACCCACGTGCAGCGCGTACCGTACCATTTGTATCGAAGGCGACTGGCGTTCCATTAGCTAAGATTGCCGCGCGTGTGATGGCGGGTCAAAGCCTTAAATCACAGAACTTCACCGAAGAAGTTATTCCGCCATTCTACTCTGTAAAAGAAGTGGTATTGCCGTTTAACAAGTTCCCAGGTGTTGACCCATTGCTTGGCCCTGAGATGCGATCAACGGGTGAGGTTATGGGTGTGGGTGATACGTTTGCTGAAGCCTATGCTAAAGCGCAGTTAGGTGCGACATCTGAAGTGCCTAAGTCTGGCCGTGCACTCTTGTCTGTTCGTAACAGCGATAAGGCTCGTGTTGCCGATTTAGCCGCGCAATTAATTGCATTGGGTTATCAGATTGACGCAACACACGGTACTGCGGTTATCTTAGGCGAAGCGGGTATTAACCCACGTCTAGTGAACAAGGTACACGAAGGTCGTCCTCATATTCTTGACCGTATCAAGAACGGTGAGTACACCTATATCGTTAACACGACAGAAGGTCGTAAGGCGATTGAAGATTCACGTCAGCTACGTCGTGGTGCACTGCGTTACAAGGTGAACTACACAACGACTTTGAATGCTGCCTTTGCAACTTGTATGGCTCACTCGGCGGATGACCGCTCGAACGTGACGTCAGTACAAGAGCTGCATAAGCGTATTACTAAGTAA
- the carA gene encoding glutamine-hydrolyzing carbamoyl-phosphate synthase small subunit, whose protein sequence is MTKSALLVLEDGTIFSGTAIGAEGMSVGEVVFNTSMTGYQEILTDPSYSRQIVTLTYPHIGNTGTNDEDTESDSVHACGLIIRDLPLIASNFRNQQSLSDYLVANNVVGIADIDTRKLTRILREKGAQAGCIMVGDLDEAKALAAAKAFPGLKGMDLAKEVTTNETYSWRSGSWRLVGGLPSDTPEAELKYKVVAYDYGVKRNILRMLVDRGCDVTVVPAQTPAAEVLAMNPDGVFLSNGPGDPEPCDYAIAAIQEILKTDIPVFGICLGHQLLALASGAKTLKMKFGHHGANHPVSNIEQGNVMITSQNHGFAADESTLPANIKVTHKSLFDGSLQGIHLTDKPAFSFQGHPEASPGPNDAAPLFDHFIDLIDLYRKNAK, encoded by the coding sequence TTGACAAAGTCTGCCTTACTCGTACTTGAAGATGGAACCATTTTTTCTGGCACTGCAATTGGTGCTGAAGGGATGTCTGTTGGTGAAGTCGTTTTTAACACTTCAATGACCGGTTACCAAGAAATTTTGACTGATCCATCATATTCACGTCAAATTGTAACCCTCACTTATCCACATATTGGTAATACTGGTACCAATGATGAAGACACAGAATCTGATTCTGTTCATGCATGTGGCCTTATCATTCGAGACTTGCCGTTAATCGCAAGTAATTTTCGTAATCAGCAATCTTTAAGCGATTATTTGGTCGCTAACAACGTTGTTGGTATTGCTGATATCGATACTCGTAAATTAACTCGTATCCTACGCGAGAAAGGCGCCCAAGCCGGTTGTATCATGGTTGGTGATTTAGATGAAGCTAAAGCTTTAGCTGCAGCTAAAGCCTTCCCTGGTCTTAAAGGCATGGATTTAGCCAAAGAAGTCACTACAAACGAAACGTACTCATGGCGCAGCGGTAGCTGGCGTTTAGTTGGCGGTTTGCCGTCTGACACGCCAGAAGCTGAGCTTAAGTATAAAGTGGTTGCCTACGACTATGGTGTTAAGCGCAACATCTTACGTATGTTGGTTGACCGCGGTTGTGATGTGACGGTTGTGCCTGCACAAACTCCTGCAGCCGAAGTGCTTGCAATGAATCCTGATGGGGTATTCCTGTCGAACGGTCCTGGCGACCCAGAGCCATGTGATTACGCTATTGCTGCAATCCAAGAAATCTTAAAAACAGACATTCCTGTTTTCGGTATCTGCTTGGGTCACCAGTTATTAGCGTTAGCTTCAGGTGCTAAAACACTGAAAATGAAGTTTGGTCATCACGGTGCTAACCACCCTGTAAGCAATATTGAGCAAGGTAATGTGATGATCACCAGCCAAAACCATGGTTTTGCTGCTGATGAATCAACGCTGCCAGCCAACATTAAAGTGACTCACAAGTCTCTGTTTGATGGCTCTTTGCAAGGTATTCATCTTACAGATAAGCCAGCATTTAGTTTCCAAGGACACCCTGAAGCAAGTCCAGGACCAAATGATGCGGCGCCACTGTTTGATCATTTCATTGATTTGATTGACTTGTACCGCAAAAACGCCAAGTAG
- the dapB gene encoding 4-hydroxy-tetrahydrodipicolinate reductase has protein sequence MTEQVRVAITGGSGRMGRTLIEAAKQNELILLGAAIERAGSTLMGVDAGELAGVGAMNVAITDSLDKAVDDFDVLIDFTSPEASVVHTDWCARNGKAIVIGTTGFNHAQKEQISAYGDQIPIVMAPNMAVGVNLMWKLLEVAAEVMGDYCDIEIIEGHHRYKKDAPSGTALKMGEVIAETLGRDLEKCAVYGREGITGERDRGTIGFATVRAGDIVGEHTALFADIGERLEITHKASSRMTFANGAMRAATWLVEQDAGLYDMQQVLGLKGITI, from the coding sequence ATGACTGAACAAGTAAGAGTGGCAATCACCGGCGGCAGTGGCCGTATGGGACGTACTCTTATTGAAGCGGCTAAGCAAAATGAGCTTATTTTGTTAGGCGCAGCGATTGAGCGTGCTGGATCGACCCTTATGGGCGTCGATGCGGGCGAACTTGCAGGTGTTGGTGCAATGAATGTTGCTATCACTGACTCACTCGACAAAGCGGTAGATGATTTTGATGTGCTTATCGACTTTACCTCGCCAGAAGCTTCTGTAGTTCATACCGATTGGTGTGCAAGAAATGGCAAAGCAATCGTTATCGGTACTACCGGGTTCAATCATGCTCAGAAAGAGCAAATTTCAGCCTATGGCGATCAAATACCTATTGTAATGGCCCCTAATATGGCTGTTGGCGTCAATCTTATGTGGAAACTACTCGAAGTGGCTGCAGAGGTGATGGGTGATTACTGCGATATCGAGATCATAGAAGGTCATCACCGCTATAAAAAAGATGCACCGTCAGGCACGGCACTAAAGATGGGCGAAGTCATTGCCGAAACCTTGGGACGTGATCTTGAGAAATGTGCGGTTTATGGCCGTGAAGGAATTACCGGTGAACGTGACAGAGGAACCATAGGTTTCGCGACTGTGCGTGCTGGCGATATCGTAGGTGAACACACAGCGCTATTTGCTGATATTGGTGAGCGTTTAGAGATCACCCATAAGGCATCGAGCCGAATGACCTTTGCCAATGGCGCAATGCGTGCGGCAACTTGGTTGGTTGAACAAGATGCAGGGCTTTACGATATGCAACAAGTCTTAGGCTTGAAAGGTATAACTATTTAA
- a CDS encoding FKBP-type peptidyl-prolyl cis-trans isomerase, with protein MSDKFSTIEGQASYGVGRQLGEQLAANSFEGIDISAVQLGLSDAFEGKESVVSMQDMQIAFTEISQRIQKVQEAAAAAASEVGEKFLADNGAREGVVTLDSGLQYEIITEGNGDKPGYDSTVRTHYHGTFISGDVFDSSVARGEPAEFPVSGVIAGWTEALQLMPTGSKWRLFVPQHLAYGERGAGAAIPPYSTLVFEVELLDII; from the coding sequence ATGTCTGATAAGTTCAGTACAATTGAAGGTCAAGCAAGCTACGGTGTTGGTCGTCAACTAGGTGAGCAACTAGCCGCTAACTCGTTTGAAGGTATCGATATTTCTGCTGTTCAATTGGGTCTATCTGACGCTTTCGAAGGTAAAGAAAGTGTTGTATCTATGCAAGATATGCAAATTGCATTCACTGAAATCAGCCAGCGTATCCAGAAAGTTCAAGAAGCTGCTGCAGCGGCTGCATCAGAAGTAGGTGAAAAATTCCTTGCTGATAACGGTGCTCGCGAAGGCGTTGTAACTTTGGACTCAGGTCTACAATACGAAATCATTACCGAAGGTAATGGTGACAAGCCAGGTTACGACTCTACAGTACGTACTCACTATCACGGTACTTTCATCTCTGGTGATGTATTTGATAGCTCAGTAGCTCGTGGCGAGCCAGCTGAATTCCCAGTTTCTGGCGTTATCGCTGGCTGGACTGAAGCACTACAGCTTATGCCTACAGGTTCTAAGTGGAGACTGTTTGTACCACAGCACCTAGCATACGGTGAGCGCGGCGCAGGCGCTGCGATCCCACCATATTCAACTTTGGTATTCGAAGTTGAATTATTAGATATTATCTAA
- a CDS encoding M48 family metallopeptidase, which produces MKGILLLLSAALFLTGCATTQSPTGRGQTLLFSQQEMTQLGDTSFAQIKQQEKASQDRALNAYVSCVANRITQALPDQSLPWEVVVFDSEQVNAFALPGGHIGVYTGLLNVAVNSDQLATVIGHEVAHVLANHSNEQVSRAQMTGAGMQLADLALGAGGIADKELYMAALGLGVQVGYILPYGRSQESEADVIGVELMAKAGFDPAASVELWKNMSKVGGEQGPELLSTHPSHDQRIAQLQQMQAKAQPLYQANKSSVKNTCQRPK; this is translated from the coding sequence ATGAAAGGAATACTATTACTGCTGAGCGCCGCGTTGTTTTTAACGGGCTGCGCAACCACGCAATCGCCTACTGGCCGCGGGCAAACCTTGCTGTTTTCGCAGCAAGAGATGACACAGCTCGGTGATACCTCTTTTGCACAAATAAAGCAGCAAGAGAAAGCTAGCCAAGATAGGGCGCTTAACGCATATGTTAGCTGTGTTGCCAATAGGATTACTCAAGCCTTGCCGGATCAAAGCTTACCTTGGGAAGTGGTGGTGTTTGACTCTGAGCAAGTAAACGCCTTTGCACTGCCTGGAGGGCACATAGGTGTATACACTGGATTGCTGAATGTGGCCGTTAATTCCGACCAACTAGCCACCGTTATCGGTCATGAAGTGGCGCATGTACTCGCCAACCACAGCAATGAGCAGGTGTCGCGTGCACAGATGACTGGCGCAGGCATGCAGCTTGCTGACCTAGCCTTAGGCGCAGGTGGCATTGCCGATAAAGAACTTTATATGGCTGCACTCGGTTTAGGTGTGCAGGTGGGCTACATCTTACCTTATGGCCGCAGCCAAGAGTCAGAGGCCGATGTGATAGGCGTTGAGCTGATGGCAAAAGCTGGCTTTGATCCAGCCGCGAGCGTTGAGCTTTGGAAAAATATGTCAAAGGTCGGTGGTGAACAGGGGCCAGAGTTGCTATCGACTCACCCATCACATGACCAACGCATTGCACAATTGCAGCAAATGCAGGCAAAAGCGCAGCCTTTATATCAAGCCAATAAATCCAGCGTGAAAAATACTTGCCAAAGACCAAAATAG
- the dnaJ gene encoding molecular chaperone DnaJ: MSKRDYYEVLGVGRDTSEREIKKAYKRLAMKFHPDRNPGDKEAEANFKEVKEAYEILTDSDKKAAYDQFGHAGVDPNRGGGGYGGSADFGDVFGDVFGDIFGGGRRGGQRQAARGSDLRYNLELSLEEAVRGLTKELRIPTLAACDSCDGSGAKKGSSPTTCGTCHGQGQVQMRQGFFAVQQACPTCHGRGKIIKDPCNKCHGEGRVEKSKTLSVKIPAGVDTGDRIRLSGEGEAGEYGAPPGDLYVQVSVREHAIFQRDGNNLYCEVPISFSKAALGGEIEVPTLDGKVNLKIPAETQTGRMFRMRGKGVKSVRSHAVGDLLCKVVMETPVNLNERQKELLREFEDTLTGQSKKHSPKAEGFFDGVKKFFQDLNS, from the coding sequence ATGTCAAAGCGCGATTATTACGAAGTATTAGGTGTCGGACGAGACACTAGCGAACGCGAAATTAAGAAAGCTTATAAGCGTTTAGCAATGAAATTTCACCCAGACCGTAATCCGGGTGACAAGGAAGCTGAAGCTAACTTTAAAGAAGTTAAAGAAGCTTACGAAATCCTAACCGATAGCGATAAGAAAGCGGCTTATGATCAGTTTGGTCACGCTGGCGTCGATCCTAATCGCGGCGGTGGCGGCTACGGTGGCAGCGCTGATTTCGGCGACGTTTTCGGTGATGTTTTTGGTGATATCTTTGGTGGCGGACGCCGCGGTGGTCAACGCCAAGCAGCCCGTGGTAGTGACTTACGTTACAACCTTGAATTGTCTCTTGAAGAAGCGGTTCGTGGTTTAACTAAAGAGCTACGTATTCCAACGCTAGCAGCCTGTGACTCTTGTGACGGTAGCGGTGCGAAGAAAGGTTCATCTCCAACCACTTGTGGTACCTGTCATGGCCAAGGTCAAGTACAGATGCGTCAAGGTTTCTTTGCTGTACAGCAGGCGTGTCCTACCTGTCATGGCCGTGGCAAGATCATTAAAGATCCTTGTAACAAGTGTCATGGTGAAGGCCGCGTAGAGAAGAGTAAGACGCTTTCAGTTAAGATCCCTGCGGGTGTTGATACTGGCGATCGCATTCGTCTTTCTGGCGAAGGTGAAGCGGGCGAGTACGGCGCACCTCCAGGTGACTTATACGTACAAGTTAGCGTACGCGAGCATGCAATCTTCCAGCGTGATGGTAATAACCTTTACTGTGAAGTGCCTATCTCATTCAGCAAGGCTGCCCTAGGCGGCGAGATTGAAGTGCCAACACTCGATGGCAAAGTTAATCTTAAGATCCCTGCAGAAACGCAAACCGGCCGTATGTTCCGTATGCGAGGTAAAGGCGTTAAGTCTGTTCGCAGCCATGCTGTAGGTGACTTGTTATGTAAGGTTGTGATGGAAACGCCTGTCAACCTTAACGAACGTCAAAAAGAGTTACTTCGTGAATTTGAAGACACCTTAACCGGTCAGTCAAAGAAGCACAGCCCTAAGGCTGAAGGTTTCTTCGATGGCGTGAAGAAGTTTTTTCAAGATCTGAATAGCTAA